Proteins encoded within one genomic window of Mycolicibacterium aubagnense:
- a CDS encoding acyl-CoA synthetase, with the protein MSVWTDVQLLPTSLRRNVLFTVSDVTDAVAAAIPDRTLIIQGDRRFTYAEVVARANRLAAYLHAQGLGMHTERDQLAGHEVGQDLVGIYAYNGPEFVESLLGAFRARVAPFNVNYRYVKAELQYLLNDAGASALIYHAAFAPTLAEVLPDLPNLKVLIQIADSSGNELLPGAVDYETVVNADVAPPPVTPSPDDLYVLYTGGTTGMPKGVLWRQHDIFMASFGGRNAMTGEPAQSAQEIVDRASAAAEMRMMILPPLMHGAAQWAVMTGINNGQTIVFAKDVEVFNAKEIVETVAREKIAIATVVGDAMARPLVTAIEEAMADGSHDPTSLVVVANGGALFTPGVKGRLVAALPNAMVIDGVGSSETGAQMSHVSTASNVSSGTFTAGPATRIVSEDFTALLAPGHEGNGWLAQEGHVPLGYKGDAAKTAKTFPVIDDVRYAVPGDRARLLEGGTVELLGRDSVTINSGGEKIFAEEVESAIASHPAVVDVVVAGRPSERWGNEVVAVVALVDGAAVDATELIEHASESIARYKLPKAIVFRPTIVRSPAGKADYRWAKEQALQD; encoded by the coding sequence ATGAGTGTATGGACAGATGTCCAGTTGTTGCCGACCAGCCTTAGGAGAAATGTGCTGTTCACGGTTTCCGACGTCACCGACGCCGTCGCTGCAGCCATCCCGGACCGGACCCTCATCATTCAAGGCGATCGCCGCTTCACCTACGCCGAGGTCGTCGCCCGGGCGAACCGGCTGGCCGCGTACCTGCACGCGCAGGGCCTGGGCATGCACACCGAGCGCGACCAGCTGGCCGGCCACGAAGTCGGTCAGGACCTCGTGGGCATCTACGCCTACAACGGCCCCGAGTTCGTCGAGTCGCTGCTCGGCGCGTTCCGGGCTCGCGTGGCGCCGTTCAACGTCAACTACCGCTACGTCAAGGCCGAACTGCAGTACCTGCTGAACGACGCCGGCGCCTCCGCCCTGATCTACCACGCCGCGTTCGCGCCGACCCTGGCCGAGGTGCTGCCGGACCTGCCGAACCTCAAGGTGCTGATCCAGATCGCCGACAGCTCGGGCAACGAGCTGCTGCCGGGGGCCGTCGACTACGAAACCGTCGTGAACGCCGACGTCGCGCCACCGCCGGTGACGCCGTCGCCCGACGACCTCTACGTGCTGTACACGGGCGGCACCACCGGCATGCCCAAGGGTGTGCTGTGGCGCCAGCACGACATCTTCATGGCCTCCTTCGGCGGCCGCAACGCGATGACGGGCGAGCCCGCCCAATCGGCCCAGGAGATCGTCGACCGGGCCTCGGCCGCCGCCGAGATGCGCATGATGATCCTGCCGCCGCTCATGCACGGTGCCGCCCAGTGGGCCGTGATGACCGGCATCAACAACGGCCAGACCATCGTGTTCGCCAAGGACGTCGAGGTCTTCAACGCCAAGGAGATCGTCGAGACCGTCGCCCGCGAGAAGATCGCGATCGCGACGGTCGTCGGGGACGCCATGGCCCGGCCGCTGGTCACCGCCATCGAGGAAGCCATGGCCGACGGCAGCCACGACCCGACCTCCCTGGTCGTCGTCGCCAACGGCGGTGCGCTGTTCACGCCGGGCGTGAAGGGTCGCCTGGTGGCGGCACTGCCGAACGCCATGGTGATCGACGGTGTCGGCTCATCCGAGACCGGCGCGCAGATGTCGCACGTGTCGACCGCCTCGAACGTGTCCAGCGGCACCTTCACCGCCGGGCCCGCCACCCGGATCGTCTCTGAGGACTTCACCGCGCTGCTGGCGCCCGGGCACGAGGGCAACGGCTGGCTGGCCCAGGAGGGCCACGTGCCGCTCGGCTACAAGGGCGATGCGGCCAAGACGGCCAAGACGTTCCCGGTGATCGACGACGTCCGGTACGCCGTGCCGGGAGACCGCGCCCGACTGCTGGAGGGCGGCACCGTCGAGCTGCTCGGCCGCGACTCGGTGACCATCAACTCCGGCGGCGAGAAGATCTTCGCCGAAGAGGTCGAGTCCGCCATCGCCTCACATCCGGCCGTGGTCGACGTGGTCGTCGCCGGCCGACCGAGCGAGCGCTGGGGCAACGAGGTCGTCGCGGTCGTGGCGCTGGTCGATGGCGCCGCAGTCGATGCCACCGAACTCATCGAGCACGCGTCGGAGTCGATCGCCCGCTACAAGCTGCCGAAGGCCATCGTGTTCCGGCCGACCATCGTGCGCAGCCCTGCCGGCAAGGCCGACTACCGGTGGGCCAAGGAGCAGGCGCTCCAGGACTGA
- the sigI gene encoding RNA polymerase sigma factor SigI: MTETTEFTVAWRHHHPYLVNLAYQMLGDVGDAEDIAQEAFLRLSRTEPGEVEDVRAWLTTVAGRLCLDVVRSARARREQPTEQDEMPPLASSEPDPADRITLDDQVSGALLRVLRQLSPGERVAFILHDVFQVPFASIAETVGRPVGTCRQLARRARAKVASTDPRAEDVEVTEHQLVTEKFITACAGGDVQALAAVLDPTVWGVGTVLSDPPIPPIVNHGPQRVAENLMLYLGPGTTVVAGPLGQPVLLAFAHRQLFAVVVLTIRDGLVAKIEATADPLARFGA; this comes from the coding sequence ATGACAGAAACCACTGAATTCACTGTGGCGTGGCGCCACCACCACCCGTATCTGGTCAATCTTGCGTACCAGATGCTCGGTGACGTCGGTGACGCCGAAGATATTGCGCAGGAAGCCTTTCTGCGGTTGTCCCGGACGGAGCCCGGTGAGGTCGAAGATGTCCGGGCCTGGCTGACCACCGTGGCGGGCCGATTGTGCCTCGACGTGGTGCGGTCGGCACGGGCGCGGCGGGAACAACCGACCGAGCAGGACGAGATGCCGCCACTGGCTTCGAGCGAGCCGGACCCCGCCGATCGGATCACGCTCGACGACCAGGTCTCGGGCGCGCTGCTGCGGGTGCTGCGGCAGCTGAGTCCCGGCGAGCGCGTGGCGTTCATCCTGCACGACGTGTTCCAGGTGCCGTTCGCTTCGATCGCGGAGACCGTCGGCAGGCCCGTCGGCACCTGTCGGCAACTGGCCCGGCGGGCGCGGGCCAAGGTGGCCAGCACGGACCCGCGCGCCGAGGACGTCGAGGTGACCGAACATCAGCTCGTCACCGAAAAGTTCATCACGGCCTGCGCCGGCGGCGACGTGCAGGCACTGGCCGCGGTGCTGGACCCGACCGTCTGGGGCGTCGGTACGGTGCTGAGCGATCCGCCGATCCCGCCGATCGTCAACCACGGACCGCAGCGGGTCGCCGAGAACCTGATGCTGTACCTCGGACCGGGTACCACCGTGGTCGCCGGTCCGCTCGGCCAGCCCGTCCTGCTGGCATTCGCCCACCGACAGCTTTTCGCGGTGGTGGTTCTGACGATTCGCGATGGACTCGTCGCCAAGATCGAGGCGACTGCCGATCCGTTGGCCCGGTTCGGGGCGTGA
- a CDS encoding phosphotransferase family protein — translation MQPTLTDRDRDIVQNWIRAEGLGEHLTDVEPLTGGTQNIVVRLRIDGRPVVLRRPPLHPRPTSDKTMQREIAVLRTLAGTAVPHPAFIAGCEDPSALGVVFYLMAEVDGFNPGEELSPAYAADATLRHDVGLSYAASLAQLGNVAWDGSPLAAIRKSGSFVARQVPQFVGLLQSYRHDHYDPESLDGVAALATWLTDNRPPDGEPGIMHGDCHLNNVMLRHDRPELAAFVDWEMCTVGDPLLDLGWMLVCWPTAPNAIVVGAALAEAGGLAGRDELLDAYLSAGGRRTEHLDWYLAMACFKLGIVIEGTWSRFLAGLADREAGEKLHASATELIQLGVRVAKGDNPFAYR, via the coding sequence ATGCAGCCGACCTTGACCGACCGTGACCGAGACATCGTCCAGAACTGGATCCGCGCGGAGGGGCTGGGTGAGCACCTCACCGACGTCGAGCCGCTGACCGGCGGCACCCAGAACATCGTGGTGCGGTTGCGCATCGACGGCCGGCCGGTGGTGCTGCGCCGACCGCCGCTGCATCCGCGGCCGACCAGCGACAAGACCATGCAGCGCGAGATCGCCGTGCTGCGGACCCTGGCCGGAACAGCCGTGCCGCATCCCGCGTTCATCGCCGGCTGCGAGGACCCGTCGGCGCTCGGCGTCGTCTTCTATCTGATGGCCGAGGTCGACGGCTTCAATCCCGGCGAGGAGTTGTCGCCCGCGTACGCCGCCGATGCGACGCTGCGGCACGACGTCGGACTGTCGTACGCGGCGAGCCTGGCACAGCTGGGCAACGTGGCTTGGGACGGCAGCCCGCTGGCGGCCATCCGCAAGTCGGGATCATTTGTGGCGCGGCAGGTTCCGCAGTTCGTCGGACTGCTGCAGAGCTATCGGCATGACCACTACGACCCCGAATCGCTGGACGGGGTAGCGGCACTGGCGACCTGGCTGACGGACAACCGGCCACCTGATGGCGAGCCCGGGATCATGCACGGCGACTGCCACCTGAACAACGTGATGCTGCGGCATGACCGGCCGGAGCTGGCCGCATTCGTCGACTGGGAGATGTGCACCGTCGGTGATCCGTTGCTGGACCTGGGCTGGATGCTGGTGTGCTGGCCGACCGCGCCCAACGCCATCGTGGTCGGTGCCGCGCTGGCCGAGGCCGGTGGCTTGGCGGGACGGGACGAACTGCTGGACGCCTATCTCAGCGCGGGTGGCCGACGCACCGAACATCTGGACTGGTACCTCGCGATGGCCTGCTTCAAATTGGGCATCGTCATCGAAGGCACCTGGTCGCGGTTCCTGGCAGGATTGGCCGACCGCGAGGCGGGGGAGAAGCTGCATGCCTCGGCCACCGAGTTGATCCAGCTCGGTGTGCGGGTTGCCAAGGGCGACAACCCGTTCGCCTATCGGTAG
- a CDS encoding SpoIIAA family protein, with amino-acid sequence MIEVLSDMPEGVTGIRVSGRVSGDDIREFEPTMDNLVVGGEIRIVEVIAPDYEGFGPGGLAEDLKVGFGALFKHHSAFKRIAVVSDKAWVAHTLHAVAWMIPGELQIFGIDELDRAKEWAAG; translated from the coding sequence ATGATCGAAGTGCTGTCAGACATGCCCGAAGGGGTGACGGGCATTCGCGTCTCTGGGCGAGTGAGCGGTGACGATATCCGCGAATTCGAGCCCACCATGGACAATCTCGTCGTCGGTGGTGAAATCCGGATCGTCGAGGTCATCGCGCCCGACTACGAGGGCTTCGGGCCGGGTGGCCTGGCCGAGGACCTCAAGGTGGGGTTCGGTGCGCTGTTCAAGCACCACTCGGCGTTCAAACGCATCGCGGTGGTGTCCGACAAGGCCTGGGTGGCGCACACGCTGCACGCCGTCGCCTGGATGATCCCGGGCGAGCTCCAGATCTTCGGGATCGACGAACTCGACCGTGCCAAGGAGTGGGCTGCGGGCTGA
- a CDS encoding carbon starvation CstA family protein has protein sequence MSPATAVPDESVGDVTYVRTDPDLPPVAIIDRSPITARHRVAFGVIAVLAAVAWAVIAFARGETVNAVWFVIAAICTYVIGYRFYARLIEMKIVKPRDDHATPAELLDNGTDYMPTDRRVLFGHHFAAIAGAGPLVGPVLAMQMGYLPGTIWIIVGAVVAGCVQDYLVLVISTRRRGRSLGQMARDELGPIGGVAAIVAVLVIMVILLAVLALVVVNALAESPWGVFSIAMTIPIAIFMGLYLRFLRPGRVSEVSLIGVALLLLAVISGGWVAETSWGADWFTLSKVTLSWCIIGYGLAASVLPVWFLLAPRDYLSTFMKVGTISLLAVGILVAQPVMSAPAVSQFATRADGPVFAGALFPFLFITIACGALSGFHSLISSGTTPKLLEKEGQTRLIGYGGMLTESFVAIMALITAAILNQHLYFVINSPGAATGTSAATAATYANGLGLSGAPITPGQITSAATEVGEHSVISRTGGAPTLALGMSEVLHQVFGGSNMKAFWYHFAIMFEALFILTTVDAGTRVARFMLSDAVGNLGGPLRKLRDPSWRIGAWACSLIVVAGWGSILLMGVTDPLGGINTLFPLFGIANQLLAAIALTVVTVVVIKKGLLKWAWIPGLPLFWDALVTLTASWQKIFSHDPKIGYWQQHSQYLAAKAAGKTTFGSAKNPDQIDAVIRNTFIQGTLSIVFAVLVVIVVLMGIIVAVQAIGGGGRPLTDDEAVPSRRFAPRGLFPTDAEKEVQKQWDDYSSTHTGSSQKSVGTGHH, from the coding sequence ATGTCGCCAGCCACCGCCGTCCCCGACGAGTCCGTCGGGGACGTCACCTATGTGCGTACCGACCCGGACCTGCCCCCGGTCGCGATCATCGACCGCTCGCCCATCACTGCCCGGCATCGGGTGGCCTTCGGCGTCATCGCAGTCCTCGCCGCCGTGGCGTGGGCCGTCATCGCCTTCGCCCGCGGCGAGACCGTCAACGCGGTGTGGTTCGTCATCGCCGCCATCTGCACCTATGTCATCGGATACCGGTTCTATGCGCGGCTGATCGAGATGAAGATCGTCAAACCGCGCGACGATCACGCCACCCCGGCCGAGCTTCTCGACAACGGCACCGACTACATGCCGACCGACCGCCGGGTGCTCTTCGGGCATCACTTCGCCGCCATCGCCGGCGCAGGCCCACTGGTCGGGCCCGTGCTGGCCATGCAGATGGGTTACCTGCCCGGCACCATCTGGATCATCGTCGGCGCCGTCGTCGCCGGCTGCGTACAGGACTACCTGGTGCTGGTCATCTCGACACGGCGCCGCGGCCGCTCCCTCGGCCAGATGGCGCGCGACGAACTCGGGCCCATCGGCGGCGTCGCCGCCATCGTCGCCGTACTGGTGATCATGGTGATCCTGCTGGCGGTGCTGGCGCTCGTCGTGGTCAACGCCCTCGCCGAGAGCCCGTGGGGCGTGTTCTCCATCGCGATGACCATTCCGATCGCCATCTTCATGGGTCTGTACCTGCGGTTCCTGCGGCCCGGCCGGGTGTCCGAGGTGTCCCTGATCGGCGTCGCACTGCTGCTGCTGGCGGTGATCTCCGGCGGCTGGGTCGCCGAAACATCCTGGGGCGCAGACTGGTTCACGCTGTCGAAGGTGACGTTGTCGTGGTGCATCATCGGCTACGGACTGGCCGCCTCGGTACTGCCGGTGTGGTTCCTGCTCGCGCCGCGCGACTACCTGTCGACGTTCATGAAGGTCGGCACCATCTCACTGCTCGCGGTCGGCATCCTGGTCGCCCAGCCGGTCATGTCTGCTCCCGCGGTGTCCCAGTTCGCCACCCGGGCCGACGGCCCGGTGTTCGCCGGTGCGCTGTTCCCGTTCCTGTTCATCACCATCGCGTGCGGTGCGCTGTCCGGCTTCCATTCCTTGATCTCGTCGGGCACCACACCCAAGCTCCTGGAGAAGGAAGGGCAGACGCGGCTGATCGGCTACGGCGGCATGCTGACCGAGTCGTTCGTCGCCATCATGGCGCTGATCACGGCGGCGATCCTCAACCAGCACCTGTACTTCGTGATCAACTCGCCCGGAGCCGCGACGGGCACCAGCGCCGCGACCGCAGCCACCTACGCCAACGGGCTCGGCCTGTCCGGCGCCCCGATCACCCCGGGCCAGATCACGTCGGCCGCGACGGAAGTCGGTGAGCACTCGGTGATTTCGCGGACCGGAGGCGCACCCACGTTGGCGCTGGGCATGTCCGAAGTCCTGCACCAGGTCTTCGGCGGCTCGAACATGAAGGCCTTCTGGTACCACTTCGCGATCATGTTCGAGGCGCTGTTCATCCTCACCACCGTGGATGCCGGCACCCGGGTCGCCCGCTTCATGTTGTCCGACGCCGTCGGCAATCTCGGTGGACCGCTACGCAAGCTGCGCGACCCCAGCTGGCGCATCGGCGCGTGGGCCTGCAGCCTGATCGTCGTCGCGGGTTGGGGCAGCATCCTGCTCATGGGCGTCACCGATCCCCTCGGTGGCATCAATACGCTGTTCCCGTTGTTCGGCATCGCCAACCAGTTGCTCGCGGCCATCGCGCTGACCGTCGTCACCGTCGTGGTGATCAAGAAGGGCCTCCTGAAATGGGCCTGGATTCCGGGTCTGCCACTGTTCTGGGACGCCCTCGTGACCCTCACCGCGTCGTGGCAGAAGATCTTCTCCCACGACCCCAAGATCGGCTACTGGCAACAGCATTCGCAGTATCTGGCGGCCAAGGCCGCCGGCAAGACGACGTTCGGCTCCGCCAAGAACCCTGACCAGATCGACGCCGTCATCCGGAATACGTTCATCCAGGGCACGCTGTCCATCGTCTTCGCGGTGCTGGTGGTCATCGTTGTCCTGATGGGAATCATCGTTGCCGTGCAAGCCATCGGCGGCGGCGGCCGGCCACTGACCGACGACGAGGCGGTGCCGTCCCGGCGGTTCGCCCCGCGCGGCCTCTTCCCCACCGACGCCGAGAAGGAGGTGCAGAAGCAGTGGGACGATTACTCGTCGACGCACACGGGATCGTCGCAAAAATCAGTTGGTACTGGTCATCATTGA
- a CDS encoding CstA-like transporter-associated (seleno)protein yields the protein MGDNHYARYLEHHRRTHAGEPALSERDYWKARHRTADLNPQGRCC from the coding sequence ATGGGCGACAACCACTACGCCCGGTACCTGGAACACCACCGTCGCACCCATGCCGGTGAGCCGGCGTTGAGCGAGCGTGACTACTGGAAGGCCCGGCACCGCACCGCCGACCTCAACCCCCAGGGCCGCTGCTGCTGA
- a CDS encoding molybdopterin-dependent oxidoreductase, with protein sequence MAPRLDPHRSLAGLAAAAVALGVAALLAIPFGPHADSRTAVGSVVIDLTPGPVKEWAIQTFATDDKLFLTVAVLVAIAVIAMATAQFEDRKIGSIALGLAGVLGSAAVLSRTGARPIDIVPSLVGAAAGIAVLRLLVSERLGHPTPATSPDTDAAADPGRRRSLAALSFLAAGTLAGVIGAVLGRAASSVSSDRSAYAPPAPKVPGPPVPPDVQPAGVDLPPFITPTADFYRIDTALSVPQVQRQDWRLRIHGMVDREVTFRFDELAQFEAINKVVTLTCVSNPVGGNLISNATWTGYRVRDLLARAGVHADADMVLSTSVDGFTAGTPVEALTDNRDALLAVAMNGDPLPTEHGYPARLVVPGLYGYVSATKWLVDLELTRFDRAQAYWTKLGWSAHGPIKTESRIDVPRAGAGVPVGTATFGGVAWAQHRGVKSVEVRIDDGPWRPAALGAAYSNDAWRLWSYTWQAEEPGRHTITVRATDGTGAVQTADVADVVPDGATGWHSVSFTVA encoded by the coding sequence GTGGCACCCCGACTGGACCCGCACCGCTCACTCGCCGGCCTGGCAGCCGCGGCCGTCGCGCTCGGTGTGGCTGCGCTCCTGGCGATCCCCTTCGGGCCGCACGCCGATTCCCGCACCGCGGTCGGGTCGGTGGTCATCGACCTGACCCCGGGACCGGTCAAAGAGTGGGCCATCCAGACCTTCGCCACCGACGACAAGCTGTTCCTGACCGTCGCGGTACTCGTGGCCATCGCGGTGATCGCCATGGCGACAGCACAATTCGAGGACCGGAAGATCGGCAGCATCGCCCTCGGGCTGGCCGGGGTGCTGGGCAGCGCCGCGGTGCTGTCCCGCACCGGAGCTCGTCCCATCGACATCGTCCCGTCACTCGTCGGCGCTGCGGCGGGCATCGCGGTACTGCGCCTGCTGGTCTCTGAGCGTCTCGGCCACCCGACGCCGGCCACCAGCCCGGACACCGATGCCGCGGCCGATCCCGGGCGGCGCCGATCGCTGGCAGCACTGAGCTTCCTGGCGGCCGGCACGCTGGCCGGCGTCATCGGGGCGGTGCTGGGCCGCGCGGCGTCGTCGGTCTCGAGCGACCGCAGCGCCTATGCCCCGCCGGCCCCCAAGGTCCCCGGGCCGCCGGTACCGCCGGACGTGCAACCCGCTGGAGTGGACCTGCCGCCGTTCATCACCCCGACGGCCGACTTCTACCGGATCGACACGGCGCTGTCCGTCCCCCAGGTGCAGCGGCAGGATTGGCGGCTGCGGATCCACGGCATGGTCGATCGCGAGGTGACGTTTCGGTTCGATGAGCTGGCCCAGTTCGAGGCGATCAACAAGGTCGTCACGCTCACCTGCGTGTCAAACCCCGTGGGCGGCAACCTGATATCGAACGCCACCTGGACGGGCTACCGCGTGCGCGACCTGCTGGCACGGGCCGGCGTGCACGCTGATGCCGACATGGTGTTGTCCACGTCCGTGGACGGCTTCACCGCAGGCACCCCCGTCGAGGCACTGACCGACAACCGCGATGCCCTGCTTGCTGTCGCCATGAACGGCGATCCGCTCCCCACCGAGCACGGCTACCCTGCGCGGCTGGTGGTGCCCGGTCTGTACGGCTACGTGTCCGCGACCAAATGGCTCGTCGACCTCGAACTCACCAGATTCGATCGGGCGCAGGCGTATTGGACGAAGTTGGGGTGGTCGGCTCACGGCCCGATCAAGACGGAGTCACGCATCGACGTGCCCCGCGCGGGAGCCGGTGTGCCGGTGGGTACCGCGACCTTCGGCGGCGTCGCCTGGGCACAGCACCGCGGGGTCAAATCGGTGGAAGTCCGCATCGACGACGGCCCGTGGCGGCCCGCGGCGCTGGGCGCCGCGTATTCGAACGACGCCTGGCGGTTGTGGAGCTACACCTGGCAGGCCGAGGAACCCGGGCGCCACACCATCACCGTCCGGGCCACCGACGGCACCGGCGCGGTGCAGACCGCCGACGTCGCCGACGTCGTTCCCGATGGGGCCACCGGCTGGCACTCGGTGTCCTTCACCGTCGCGTGA
- a CDS encoding ATP-dependent DNA ligase, whose protein sequence is MLLTDVAVASTEVGAVSARSAKISRIAALLGAAAGDQAGDQATVAIVVDWLSGELPQRQIGVGWAALRSLPPPADNPTLTVIEVDAALSAIKAVAGRGSAATRTELLHGLFGAGTAAEQTFLRGLLSGGLRQGALAGVMADAVATAAGIPAADVRRAAMLSGDLATVAAAAMSDGADSLRRFTLTVGKPVSPMLAQTATGVGDALEKLDGAAIFETKLDGVRLQIHRAGTEVSVFTRSLDDITARVPDVVNAVLALPVTDLIADAEALALRADGRPHRFQVTSSRIGRRSDDGAQPLSVFFFDILHRDGTDLLDEPATQRRDALEEVVPEPLRVRRCVTSDSVVAQQFLDETLAAGHEGVMAKHPASPYEAGRRGAGWLKVKPVHTLDLVVLAVEWGSGRRTGKLSNIHLGARDPDTGGYVMLGKTFKGMTDAMLDWQTARFTELADGPMDSYVVRLRPEQVVEIAFDGVQGSSRYPGKMALRFARVLRYRDDKRPEEADTIDTVRSLYER, encoded by the coding sequence GTGCTTCTCACCGACGTCGCCGTGGCCTCAACAGAGGTCGGAGCGGTGTCTGCGCGGTCGGCGAAGATCAGCCGGATCGCGGCTCTGCTCGGCGCCGCGGCCGGCGATCAGGCCGGCGATCAGGCCACTGTCGCCATCGTCGTCGATTGGCTGTCCGGTGAGTTGCCGCAGCGGCAGATCGGGGTCGGCTGGGCGGCGCTGCGCTCGCTGCCGCCACCCGCCGACAACCCGACACTGACCGTCATCGAGGTCGACGCCGCCCTGTCGGCCATCAAGGCCGTCGCCGGCCGAGGTTCGGCTGCCACCCGCACCGAATTGCTCCACGGCCTCTTCGGAGCAGGCACCGCGGCCGAGCAGACGTTCCTGCGCGGGCTGCTCAGCGGCGGGCTCCGGCAGGGCGCGTTGGCCGGGGTGATGGCGGACGCGGTGGCCACGGCGGCGGGTATCCCGGCCGCCGACGTGCGACGCGCCGCGATGCTCAGTGGCGATCTGGCCACAGTGGCAGCCGCCGCGATGTCCGACGGCGCCGACAGCCTGCGGCGCTTCACCCTCACCGTCGGCAAGCCGGTGAGTCCGATGCTCGCCCAGACGGCGACCGGTGTCGGCGACGCACTCGAAAAGCTGGATGGCGCGGCAATATTCGAGACGAAGCTCGACGGGGTTCGGCTGCAGATCCACCGGGCCGGTACCGAGGTGTCGGTCTTCACCCGCAGCCTGGATGACATCACGGCCCGCGTGCCCGACGTGGTGAACGCAGTGCTGGCCCTGCCCGTCACCGACCTGATCGCGGACGCAGAAGCCCTCGCCCTACGGGCCGACGGTCGTCCGCACCGGTTCCAGGTCACGTCCTCCCGGATCGGCAGACGCTCCGATGATGGGGCGCAACCGCTTTCGGTGTTCTTCTTCGACATCCTGCACCGCGACGGCACCGACCTGCTGGATGAGCCGGCCACCCAGCGCCGTGACGCACTCGAGGAGGTCGTTCCCGAGCCGCTCCGGGTCCGCCGCTGCGTCACCTCCGATTCGGTTGTCGCCCAACAGTTCCTCGACGAGACACTCGCCGCCGGTCACGAAGGCGTCATGGCCAAGCACCCCGCATCGCCCTACGAGGCGGGCCGGCGCGGCGCCGGCTGGCTCAAGGTCAAGCCGGTACACACCCTGGATCTGGTGGTGCTGGCCGTCGAATGGGGTTCCGGCCGGCGCACGGGCAAGCTGTCGAACATCCATCTTGGCGCCCGCGACCCGGACACCGGCGGATACGTCATGTTGGGCAAGACCTTCAAAGGGATGACCGACGCGATGCTGGACTGGCAGACCGCACGGTTCACCGAACTGGCCGACGGCCCGATGGACAGTTATGTGGTCCGGCTGCGGCCCGAGCAGGTGGTGGAGATCGCGTTCGACGGCGTGCAGGGCTCGAGCCGCTACCCGGGCAAGATGGCGCTGCGATTCGCTCGGGTGCTGCGCTACCGCGACGACAAGCGACCGGAAGAGGCCGACACCATCGACACCGTCCGGTCGCTGTACGAACGCTGA
- a CDS encoding NmrA family NAD(P)-binding protein: MTILITGATGNVGRPLVEQLHATGAKVRAVTRNPSPHFPPGVEVVASVCDGLAGAGAVFLNSRALGPDLAWTVEAAMDSGAKLVALSAMNVDEDFTRQPSRLRGDRNKEVEQLAVDSGLPWVSLRPALFATNFIGMWAGQLQAGDVVAGPFASASSAPIIESDIAAVAAHALLTDDLNGRKIPLTGPQSLTNVELLAVVGEVLGRDLRYREIPVEQVRERFVAIGFPAEFGTAYTALLAETVDSPAPVSGEVERILGRPAQTFAEWVGQHRGAFSRTVETSHV, translated from the coding sequence ATGACCATTCTCATCACTGGGGCCACCGGCAATGTCGGTCGCCCGCTCGTCGAACAGTTGCACGCCACAGGCGCGAAAGTCCGTGCCGTCACCCGTAATCCGTCCCCGCACTTCCCGCCCGGCGTCGAGGTCGTCGCGTCCGTATGCGACGGCCTGGCCGGAGCCGGCGCGGTGTTTCTCAACTCCCGCGCCCTCGGGCCGGACCTGGCGTGGACGGTCGAGGCCGCCATGGACTCCGGAGCCAAACTGGTGGCGCTGTCCGCGATGAACGTCGACGAAGACTTCACCCGCCAGCCATCGCGCCTGCGGGGCGACCGCAACAAGGAGGTCGAACAACTGGCTGTCGACTCTGGGCTGCCGTGGGTGAGTCTGCGGCCGGCGTTGTTCGCCACCAACTTCATCGGGATGTGGGCCGGGCAGCTGCAGGCCGGCGATGTCGTGGCCGGCCCATTCGCGTCCGCCTCCAGCGCCCCGATCATCGAGTCGGACATCGCAGCCGTCGCCGCGCACGCGCTGTTGACCGACGATCTGAACGGCCGCAAGATTCCGTTGACCGGGCCGCAGTCGCTCACCAACGTCGAGCTGCTGGCCGTCGTCGGCGAGGTGCTGGGGCGCGATCTGCGCTACCGCGAAATCCCGGTCGAGCAGGTCCGTGAGCGGTTCGTCGCCATCGGCTTCCCCGCCGAGTTCGGCACCGCCTATACCGCGCTGCTGGCCGAAACAGTCGACAGCCCCGCACCGGTGAGCGGCGAGGTCGAGCGCATCCTCGGCCGCCCGGCACAGACGTTTGCCGAATGGGTGGGTCAGCACCGCGGCGCCTTCTCACGCACAGTGGAGACCAGCCATGTCTGA